In one Chelmon rostratus isolate fCheRos1 chromosome 7, fCheRos1.pri, whole genome shotgun sequence genomic region, the following are encoded:
- the brwd1 gene encoding bromodomain and WD repeat-containing protein 3 isoform X2: MAKNRNISLLESELYYLISRFLTTGPCRRAAEVLASELEEYQLLPGRLDWLGNEHPRTYEDVVAANRHIAPDHLLRICKQIGPILDKEVPSCVPGVHSLLGSGKQSMLRTAKDCDSVRFEASSYAALHRGRPPERPLNCKKPPHLVKVLRGRELTGAQRFSSINPVSNYERMRLHRRILGHLSAVYCIAFDRTGLRIFTGSDDCLVKIWSSFDGRLHSTLRGHSAEITDLAVNYENTLIAAGSCDKTIRVWCLRTCAPVAVLQGHSGSITSLQFSPFAKGSKRYMLSTGTDATVCFWQWDVNNINFSDRPHKFTERPRPGVQTVCSSFSPGGMFLATGSTDDVIRIYYMGSGSPEKISELHEHTDKVDSIQFCHSGERFVSGSRDGTARIWKLHQRQQWRCILLNMSATLPGAEPMSEEESYFKPKVTMVAWDRHDNTVITAVNNHLLKVWNSYTGQLLHILKGHEAEVFVLEPHPFDPRIILSAGHDGNVFIWDLLQGTNTQHYFNMIEGQGHGAVFDCKFTPDGQRFACTDSHGHLLIFGFGSSKPYEKLPDQVFFHTDYRPLIRDTNGFVLDEQTQQAPHLMPPPFLVDVDGNPHPPRYQRLVPGRENIAAEHLVPQLGYVATSDGEVVEQVISQQTADHEAVAVRRSSLLDEAIRHLQAQQDRQNQPRAASAAPGPGAGQAGQAEAQGPTMTPAPSTPRRVSVNDRADVQSPPNVGLRRSGQVEGVRQMHQNAPRSQMATERDLQAWRHRVVVPELAPSSSRDQEDIRTAKGDEEIALYSTKKRRIIYSSCRDDSDDEPPTAKRAHGHSDGLEFMDLSCEEGEETASSEDNELDGSELDSSNDEEEWNSDSSSHTSSEYSDWTADAGINLQPSTPLSSRKRVQRKLSSSEEEEEENEEEEEKQQSDEEEKPSKKSKEKAKKAKNKSPRRPKARPSINREVSNEFRPSPWITDVIPRKSPFVPQMGDEVIYFRQGHEAYVEAVSRSELYPINLDKQPWKKMELRDQEFVKITGIKYEVCPPTLCCLKLTLIDHGTGKITDRSFSVKYHDMPDVIDFLVLRQSYDEALRRNWQPNDRFRSVIDDAWWFGTIVCQEPYQPEYPDSLFQCFKVRWDNGETEKLSPWDVEPIPDDAQQPETEGGGIPATADEMSELMYKPLPGEWGERSRDEECDRIIAGIDQLITVEIAAPFSGPVDLIQYPTYCTVIAYPTDLGTIRLRLLNRFYRRLSALIWDARYIAHNARTFNEPRSKIAHSAKIITNVLQKFVNNPACTDIMEIYNAVEEMDDDDEEEDTEAPGTSAGHRLRQRSVEVLPDRDAWKEQCKNLLNYIFECEDSEPFRQPVDPQNYPDYHDIIDTPMDFGSVKRTLGEDGYENPIELCKDTRLIFANAKAYTPNKRSKIYSMTLRLSAFFEEQIRTIISEYKTAIKSSDRLRRSQRFRKKMQQQDQPSATTSQKRAAVKTQEKVESTSVTKSTSAKVSVPERARRRSRSSSSGHSSSEDDSKAASSTPESESESELSESEEEKRPGSSRHHQLRQKARLTRSNGAKQRKKVAESDSEEEDDDEEEEEEFDSEGEDGEEGEMSSQSSGRRYPSRSKNSRSTRLTRNSAGADRKRTEGRAELNGHGSRSSRRERRHRRDSDRATSQGSDREEEEEVTVRRSLKRKTARAAVNKIKLLEASDEDYEEEEEEEKPRRSSSRLRHTARASKRTAVIQSSSDSEEEPSTRASRKTKESGDESKDEEDGKDSDASASSQNQQNGDMRSNNRRTSRQAAKTKGNDTLSHVNGHSTKHHKSDSNSEQEEAAEESSGEAEEEEEQEAVSQKPSRSTATTAARKKRIASEEEEEEEEVEDTERWTTRHKPPVSSEEEDKDHRSQKHPHQNGRNVEEAIHKNSKRKSKVSPSKSQDKQKSASANKLDGAESDNLSHSPKRSSPRRKRLKKDEERDIESNHSSEEDEVETKSKRPTRNKGKSKPPHGDTSASESSEQEYKPKRKSRRKRSTGSSDEESDNSDNTSNRRLSLRALPKKKYISDNSLSEEDSASASQGKQRNGNRTVTASREDRNNKRESNRTSPNEARNQLSSKRKRIYTSDSEDAEEGGEKEPVSKNNKNSRSGSSKRPKRESKRKDGNSNEEATSSESDSSEEDEEEEAAGRSGRGKKSARRPKHKQKESYSSSNRSSDSESEQSSSASEKSFASSGSHSSPKRRSHRRSGIGERTASRQLRQRRRPSASEEEDSDESYSKPQRKTRVNTRNRGKRTVTYHDSE; encoded by the exons CTCTTACCCGGGAGATTGGACTGGCTGGGAAACGAGCACCCGAGAACATATGAAGATGTG GTTGCAGCCAACAGACATATTGCACCAGACCATTTGCTACGGATATGTAAGCAGATTGGACCAATTCTTGACAAAGAGGTGCCATCATGTGTCCCAGGTGTACACTCTCTCCTGGGGTCTGGAAAGCAGTCAATGCTTAGGACCGCAAAAG ACTGCGACAGTGTGCGGTTTGAAGCTTCATCATATGCAGCCCTTCACCGGGGCAGACCACCAGAGAGGCCTTTGAACTGCAAAAAACCTCCACACCTAG TGAAGGTCCTTCGAGGGAGAGAGCTGACGGGAGCACAACGCTTCAGCTCCATCAACCCCGTCAGCAACTATGAGCGCATGCGGCTGCATAGGCGGATCCTGGGGCATCTGTCTGCAGTGTACTGTATTGCATTTGATCGCACTGGTCTCAGGATCTTCACA gGCTCGGATGATTGTTTGGTGAAGATTTGGTCTTCGTTTGATGGAAGGCTTCATTCGACATTGCGAGGACACTCTGCAGAAATCACAGACTTGGCGGTTAATTATGAGAACACACTAATTGCTGCGGGAAGCTGTGACAAGACCATTCGTGTATGGTGCCTTCGTACCTGTGCTCCTGTGGCTGTGCTGCAGGGGCACAGTGGATCCATTACCTCCCTACAG ttcTCACCGTTTGCCAAGGGCTCAAAACGTTACATGCTGTCCACTGGAACTGATGCTACTGTCTGCTTCTGGCAGTGGGATGTCAACAACATCAACTTTAG TGATCGGCCACACAAATTTACAGAGCGTCCAAGGCCGGGAGTCCAGACTGTGTGCTCCTCATTCAGTCCAG GTGGGATGTTCTTAGCAACAGGAAgtactgatgatgtcatcagaatATATTACATGGGAAGCGGGAGTCCAGAAAAGATATCAGAGCTCCATGAGCACACG GACAAAGTTGACAGCATCCAGTTTTGCCACTCAGGTGAAAG GTTCGTGAGTGGAAGTCGGGATGGAACAGCACGGATCTGGAAGCTCCATCAGCGGCAGCAGTGGAGATGCATCTTGCTCAACATGTCTGCCACGCTCCCAGG tgcTGAACCAATGAGTGAAGAGGAAAGCTACTTCAAACCCAAAGTCACCATGGTAGCATGGGATCGCCATGATAATACAGTCATCACGGCTGTTAACAACCATCTCCTCAAAGTGTGGAACTCCTACACAGGGCAGCTGCTACATATCCTCAAA GGCCATGAGGCTGAGGTGTTTGTCCTGGAGCCGCACCCTTTTGACCCCAGGATCATCCTGTCTGCCGGCCACGATGGGAATGTCTTCATATGGGATCTGTTGCAAGGAACCAACACGCAGCACTACTTCAACATG ATTGAGGGCCAGGGTCATGGAGCCGTTTTCGACTGCAAATTCACCCCGGATGGCCAGCGTTTCGCCTGCACAGACTCCCATGGCCATCTGCTCATCTTTGGCTTCGGCAGTTCCAAGCCGTACGAGAAG CTTCCAGACCAGGTGTTCTTCCACACAGACTACCGACCGCTGATCCGGGACACCAACGGCTTTGTCCTGGATGAACAGACGCAGCAAGCACCCCATCTCATGCCCCCGCCCTTCTTGGTAGATGTGGATGGAAACCCCCATCCGCCAAG GTACCAACGTCTTGTCCCAGGGcgggagaacattgctgctgaACACCTGGTCCCTCAGCTGGGATATGTAGCCACCA GTGATGGTGAGGTGGTGGAACAGGTGATCAGCCAGCAGACTGCAGATCATGAGGCAGTTGCAGTAAGACGCAGCAGCCTTCTGGACGAGGCCATCCGACATCTCCAGGCACAACAGGACCGGCAAAACCAGCCTCGGGCGGCATCGGCAGCACCTGGGCCTGGAGCGGGACAAGCAGGGCAAGCTGAGGCGCAGGGCCCGACCATGACACCAGCACCAAGCACACCACGTAGAG TGTCTGTGAATGATCGAGCAGACGTGCAGTCACCCCCTAACGTGGGTCTGCGCCGGAGCGGACAGGTGGAGGGCGTCCGGCAGATGCACCAGAACGCTCCTCGTAGCCAAATGGCCACAGAGAGAGATCTGCAGGCCTGGAGACACAGGGTGGTGGTGCCTGAATTggcacccagcagcagcag gGACCAGGAAGACATTCGAACAGCCAAAGGAGATGAGGAGATTGCTCTGTACAGTACAAAGAAGAGGCGCATTATCTACAGCAGCTGTCGA GATGATTCAGATGATGAGCCTCCCACTGCGAAGCGAGCACACGGCCACAGTGACGGACTGGAATTCATGGACTTATCatgtgaagagggagaggagacggCAAGCTCAGAG GACAATGAATTGGATGGCAGCGAACTGGATTCCTCCAATGATGAGGAAGAGTGGAATAGTGACAGCTCAAG TCACACGTCCAGCGAGTACTCTGACTGGACGGCAGACGCCGGCATCAACCTGCAGCCCTCCACCCCGTTGTCGTCACGCAAACGAGTGCAGCGCAAACTCAGCAgctctgaagaggaggaggaagagaatgaggaagaagaggagaagcagcagagtgatgaggaggaaaaacccagcaagaaaagcaaagagaaggCCAAGAAAGCAAAGAACAAGTCCCCCAGG CGTCCAAAGGCCAGACCATCGATCAACAGAGAAGTCTCCAATGAGTTCAGACCCTCACCATGGATCACTGACGTCATTCCCAGAAAGTCTCCTTTTGTTCCCCAAATGGGTGATGAG gtgATCTACTTTCGGCAGGGACACGAAGCCTACGTGGAGGCCGTGAGCCGGAGTGAACTGTACCCCATCAACTTGGACAAACAGCCCTGGAAGAAAATGGAGTTGCGG GACCAAGAGTTTGTGAAGATCACTGGGATCAAATATGAAGTCTGCCCTCCaacactctgctgtctgaaGCTGACTCTTATTGACCATGGCACTGGCAAAATCACAGACAGGTCGTTTTCTGTCAA GTATCACGACATGCCAGACGTGATTGATTTCCTCGTGTTGAGGCAAAGCTACGACGAAGCGCTCCGCAGAAACTGGCAACCAA ACGACAGGTTCCGCTCAGTGATAGATGACGCTTGGTGGTTTGGGACCATCGTCTGTCAGGAGCCCTACCAGCCAGAATACCCTGACAGTCTCTTCCAGTGCTTCAAAGTCAG atGGGACAACGGGGAAACAGAGAAACTAAGTCCTTGGGACGTGGAACCTATTCCAGATGATG cCCAGCAGCCAGAGACTGAAGGAGGCGGTATTCCTGCAACAGCAGATGAGATGAGCGAGCTGATGTACAAGCCTCTTCCAGGGGAGTGGGGGGAAAGAAGCAGGGACGAGGAGTGTGACCGCATCATCGCTGGCATCGACCAACTCATCACCGTCG AGATTGCAGCTCCCTTCTCTGGTCCTGTGGACTTAATCCAGTATCCCACTTACTGTACTGTGATCGCCTATCCCACTGACCTGGGCACCATCCGACTGCGACTCCTGAACAGATTCTACAG GCGCCTCTCAGCATTAATTTGGGATGCCAGGTATATTGCACATAACGCCCGCACTTTCAATGAGCCAAGGAGCAAGATTGCCCACTCTGCAAAAATCATCACAAATGTCCTCCAGAAATTTGTCAA TAATCCAGCTTGCACAGATATCATGGAAATTTACAATGCTGTTGAAGaaatggatgatgatgatgag GAAGAGGATACAGAAGCACCAGGAACGTCCGCTGGACACAGACTGCGTCAG CGCTCTGTGGAGGTGCTGCCTGACAGAGACGCCTGGAAGGAACAGTGCAAGAATCTGCTCAACTACATATTTGAGTGTGAGGACTCAGAACCGTTCAGGCAGCCTGTGGATCCTCAGAACTATCCA GACTACCATGACATCATTGATACGCCAATGGACTTCGGCTCAGTGAAAAGGACCCTGGGGGAAGACGGCTATGAAAACCCTATAGAGCTGTGCAAAGACACACGGCTAATATTTGCCAACGCTAAAGCCTACACACCCAATAAACGCTCCAAG ATTTACAGCATGACCCTGCGGCTCTCTGCCTTCTTCGAGGAGCAAATCAGAACAATCATATCCGAGTACAAAACTGCCATCAAGAGCAGCGATAGGCTCCGCCGCAGCCAGAGGTTCCGCaagaaaatgcagcagcaggatcagcCCTCTGCTACAACAAG TCAAAAGAGAGCTGCTGTAAAAACTCAGGAAAAAGTGGAGTCGACGTCAGTGACCAAATCTACCTCAGCCAAAGTGTCTGTCCCTGAgagagccaggaggaggagtcgaagcagcagctcaggtcaCAGCTCCTCGGAGGATGACTCTAAAGCTGCTTCATCAACGCCTG aATCTGAGAGCGAGAGCGAGCTGAGTGAGTCGGAGGAGGAGAAACGTCCAGGTTCCTCAAGGCACCATCAActcagacagaaagcaagacTTACAAGAAGCAACGGTgccaagcagaggaaaaaag TTGCAGAGAGtgacagtgaggaggaagatgacgacgaagaagaggaggaggaatttGACAGTGAAGGCGAAGATGgcgaggagggagagatgtCCTCCCAGTCTTCAGGTCGTCGCTACCCGAGCAGGagtaaaaacagcaggagcaCACGGCTGACCAGAAACAGCGCTGGGGCAGACAGGAAGCGCACAG AGGGCAGAGCGGAGCTGAACGGCCACGGCAGCAGGTCGTCTCGCAGGGAGAGACGCCACCGCCGCGACTCCGACAGAGCCACATCCCAGGGCTCCgacagggaagaggaggaggaggtcacgGTGCGCAGGTCGCTCAAGAGGAAGACGGCGAGGGCGGCTGTGAATAAGATCAAACTCCTTGAAGCATCAGACGAAGActatgaggaggaggaagaggaggagaagccaagaaggagcagcagccGCCTCCGCCACACAGCCCGAGCCAGCAAACGCACCGCAGTGATCCAGAGCAGCTCAGATTCTGAGGAAGAGCCTTCGACGCGGG CTTCTCGGAAAACAAAGGAATCAGGTGATGAATcaaaggatgaggaggacggCAAGGACAGTGATGCTTCAGCCTCCTCCCAGAATCAGCAGAATGGAGACATGAGATCCAACAATCGGAGGACATCAAGACAAGCTGCTAAGACCAAGGGAAATG ATACGTTGTCCCATGTAAACGGACACAGTACGAAACATCACAAGTCTGACAGCAACTCTGAGCaagaggaagctgcagaggagagctctggagaagcagaagaggaggaggaacaagagGCTGTGTCTCAGAAACCCTCCAGAAGCACAGCAACCACTGCAGCCAGGAAAAAGAGGATCGcaagtgaggaggaggaggaggaggaggaggtagaggacACTGAACGCTGGACTACAAGACACAAACCTCCTGTAagctcagaggaagaggacaaagaCCACAGGTCTCAGAAACACCCACACCAAAATGGAAGGAATGTGGAAGAAGCCATCCACAAGAACTCTAAGAGAAAGAGTAAAGTTTCACCATCAAAAAGCCAAGATAAACAAAAATCTGCCTCAGCTAACAAACTGGATGGTGCAGAATCAGACAACCTCAGTCATTCTCCAAAGAGATCCAGCCCACGcaggaaaagactgaaaaaagatgaagagcGCGACATAGAAAGCAATCACTCCAGTGAGGAAGATGAGGTCGAAACCAAGTCAAAGAGGCCCACGAGAAACAAGGGTAAATCTAAACCGCCTCATGGTGACACCTCGGCTTCAGAGAGTTCTGAGCAGGAATACAAACCCAAGAGGAAATCGAGGAGGAAACGCTCCACTGGCTCATCAGACGAAGAGTCGGATAATTCAGATAACACATCAAATAGACGGCTGAGCCTCCGAGCCCTaccaaaaaagaaatacatcagCGACAACTCTCTGTCTGAGGAAGACTCTGCTTCTGCGAGccagggaaaacagagaaacgGTAACAGAACAGTCACAGCATCCAGGGAAGACAGGAATAATAAGAGAGAGTCGAACAGAACCTCTCCCAACGAAGCCAGGAATCAGCTGTCTTCCAAGAGAAAGCGTATTTACACCTCAGACTCTGAAGAtgcggaggagggaggagagaaggagccAGTGTccaagaacaataaaaacagccGGTCAGGCTCCTCAAAGCGTCCCAAGCGGGAATCCAAACGAAAGGATGGTAACAGCAATGAGGAGGCCACCTCTTCAGAGTCAGATTCCagcgaggaggacgaggaggaggaagctgccGGTCGTTCAGGGAGGGGGAAGAAGAGCGCGAGGCggccaaaacacaaacagaaggaaagctacagcagcagcaaccgCAGCTCCGACTCAGAAAGCGAGCAGTCGTCCTCAGCCTCCGAAAAGTCGTTCGCCAGCTCAGGGTCCCACAGCAGTCCAAAGAGGAGAAGTCACAGACGGTCTGGGATTGGCGAAAGGACCGCCAGCCGCCAGCTGAGGCAGCGCCGGCGACCGTCGgcctcagaggaggaggacagtgatGAGTCGTACAGCAAACCACAGCGAAAGACACGCGTCAACACCCGCAACCGGGGGAAGCGTACGGTGACCTATCACGACAGCGAATAA